A single window of Opisthocomus hoazin isolate bOpiHoa1 chromosome 5, bOpiHoa1.hap1, whole genome shotgun sequence DNA harbors:
- the SETD7 gene encoding histone-lysine N-methyltransferase SETD7, whose amino-acid sequence MDSDEETLEETVEGHLDDDGLPHGFCTVTYSSTDRFEGNFVHGEKNGRGKFFFFDGSTLEGYYVDDALQGQGIYTYEDGVVLHGTYVDGELNGPAQEYDSDGRLIFKGQYKDNIRHGVCWIYYPDGGSLVGEVNEEGEMTGEKIAYVYPDGKTAYSGRFIDGEMIEAKLATLTSAEDGKPQFEVVPGSPVYSFDKSTSSCISTNALLPDPYESERVYVDVSLISSAGEGLFSKIAAEASTVMSFYNGVRITHQEVDSRDWALNGNTISLDDETVIDVPEPYNHAAKYCASLGHKANHSFTPNCIYDPFVHPRFGPIKCIRTIRAVEKDEELTVAYGYNHSPVGQNGPEAPEWYQLELKAFQAAQQK is encoded by the exons ATGGACAGCGACGAGGAGACGCTGGAGGAGACCGTGGAAG GGCATCTAGATGATGATGGTTTGCCACATGGATTCTGTACAGTCACCTACTCATCGACAGACAGATTTGAGGGAAACTTTGTACATGGAGAAAAGAATGGCCGTGGCAAGTTCTTCTTTTTCGATGGAAG CACCCTGGAGGGGTACTATGTTGATGATGCCCTGCAAGGCCAGGGGATCTACACTTATGAGGATGGAGTGGTCCTTCACGGCACGTATGTGGATGGAGAACTGAATGGACCAGCCCAGGAGTATGACAGTGATGGGCGGCTGATATTCAAAGGGCAGTATAAAGACAACATTCGACATGGGGTTTGTTGGATTTACTACCCG GATGGAGGCAGCCTTGTGGGCGAAGTGAATGAAGAAGGGGAGATGACTGGAGAGAAAATAGCCTATGTGTACCCTGATGGAAAGACTGCATATTCTGGAAGGTTCATAGATGGAGAAATGATAGAAGCAAAGCTGGCAACTCTGACATCTGCAGAGGATGGGAAACCTCAGTTTGAAGTAGTACCAGGCA gcCCAGTATACAGTTTTGACAAATCTACTTCATCCTGCATTTCTACAAATGCACTTCTTCCTGATCCTTACGAGTCAGAGAG GGTGTATGTTGATGTCTCTCTCATTTCCAGTGCTGGAGAAGGATTATTTTCGAAAATAGCAGCAGAAGCCAGTACAGTTATGTCCTTTTACAATGGAGTGCGAATTACACACCAGGAg GTAGACAGCAGAGACTGGGCCCTCAACGGAAATACAATATCCCTGGATGACGAGACAGTCATAGACGTACCAGAGCCCTACAACCACGCTGCTAAGTACTGTGCCTCGCTGGGGCATAAGGCCAACCATTCTTTCACTCCGAACTGCATCTATGACCC GTTTGTTCATCCTCGTTTTGGGCCTATCAAGTGTATCCGTACCATCAGGGCTGTGGAGAAGGATGAAGAATTAACAGTGGCTTACGGATACAATCACAGCCCCGTTGGGCAAAACGGGCCGGAAGCACCGGAGTGGTACCAGCTGGAACtgaaagctttccaggctgcccagCAGAAGTGA